The genome window CCCCTCGTCCACCCGCCTCTTTATCCCCGCCGCCACCTGCTTGATCTTATCCGGCGTGGCCACCGAAGACCCGCCGTACTTCCGAACTATCAACCGAGCCTCCCCTTTCCGGCCGCTACTTCAACTGCCGCAGGTCCTGGACTATGGCGGTCTTCGACTCGGTCTTGCCGTCGACCTCCTTGACCACCCTGGCGGGCGAGCCGGCAACCACCGTGCGAGGCGGGACGTTCACCGTCACCACCGAACCCGCCGCTACCACCGCGCCCCTGCCTATGCGCACTCCCTCCAGCACCACGGCGTTGGCGCCAACCACAAC of Synergistaceae bacterium contains these proteins:
- a CDS encoding 2,3,4,5-tetrahydropyridine-2,6-dicarboxylate N-acetyltransferase; translation: VVVGANAVVLEGVRIGRGAVVAAGSVVTVNVPPRTVVAGSPARVVKEVDGKTESKTAIVQDLRQLK